The following coding sequences lie in one Mercenaria mercenaria strain notata chromosome 5, MADL_Memer_1, whole genome shotgun sequence genomic window:
- the LOC123558568 gene encoding uncharacterized protein LOC123558568, protein MNSMFLGHCQSEDGFIGTEASYNNDATPPHQPLVIQQQNSVPRESAAYVVVNQPQRTVAMIYPRRHTNYTIPSILACLFCCWPLGLAAVIHANKANERAAVGDYERAERSAIQARNLLITSIIVGIVVTAFYIIIYVAQFNAAQQKLQQLQK, encoded by the exons atGAATTCAATGTTCTTAGGACACTGTCAGTCAGAGGATGGTTTCATTGGAACAGAAGCTAGTTACAACAATGATGCGACACCACCACACCAGCCTTTAGTGATACAGCAACAGAACTCCGTCCCCAGAGAGTCAGCTGCATATGTA GTTGTAAATCAACCACAAAGAACTGTTGCAATGATATATCCAAGGCGACATACTAATTACACGATACCGTCTATACTTGCATGTCTGTTTTGCTGTTGGCCTTTAGGTTTGGCTGCTGTCATTCATGCAAAtaag GCAAATGAACGTGCGGCAGTGGGTGACTACGAGAGAGCTGAAAGGTCGGCAATTCAGGCTAGGAACCTATTGATAACCAGCATTATCGTCGGTATCGTTGTCACagcattttatatcattatatatgttGCACAATTTAACGCTGCACAACAGAAATTACAGCAGTTACAGAAATAA